A single genomic interval of Streptomyces graminofaciens harbors:
- a CDS encoding carbohydrate ABC transporter permease, whose protein sequence is MRPPRHPWLLTLLAGVTTAVFLLPVYWMAKTGLTEPDRILTPSPQWVPTPLTGENFDTALGYEGLTRALLNSLVIAGGVVALTLLLGLPLGYALARVRMRGSGTMVFALLVAQLPPAIVLAAPLFILERRAGLDDTYLGLIAADTTLTLPFTVIVLRPVLRAFPPELEEAALVDGCGLPGVLLRVVLPLTVPGVVAAAGLSFLLAWGEFLFGLTLAGDSDVQPVTVLLNAFIGQHGTAWGALMATATLISLPVVCVFALFQRFIVGGLTAGGVRG, encoded by the coding sequence GTGAGGCCACCGCGGCACCCCTGGCTGCTCACCCTCCTCGCCGGTGTGACGACCGCCGTGTTCCTGCTCCCGGTGTACTGGATGGCCAAGACCGGTCTCACCGAGCCGGACCGGATTCTGACCCCGTCCCCGCAGTGGGTGCCCACACCGCTCACCGGGGAGAACTTCGACACCGCGCTCGGGTACGAGGGGCTGACCCGGGCCCTGCTCAACAGTCTGGTGATCGCCGGCGGAGTGGTCGCGCTGACCCTGCTGCTGGGCCTGCCGCTCGGCTACGCGCTCGCCCGGGTGCGGATGCGGGGCTCGGGGACCATGGTGTTCGCCCTGCTGGTCGCCCAGTTGCCGCCGGCGATCGTGCTGGCGGCGCCGCTGTTCATCCTCGAACGCCGCGCCGGGCTCGACGACACCTACCTGGGCCTGATCGCGGCCGACACCACGCTCACCCTGCCGTTCACGGTGATCGTGCTGCGCCCCGTGCTGCGCGCCTTCCCGCCGGAGCTGGAGGAGGCCGCGCTGGTCGACGGCTGCGGGCTGCCCGGGGTGCTGCTGCGGGTCGTCCTGCCGCTGACGGTGCCCGGCGTGGTCGCGGCGGCCGGGCTGTCGTTCCTGCTGGCCTGGGGGGAGTTCCTCTTCGGGCTCACGCTCGCCGGTGACTCCGACGTCCAGCCCGTGACCGTACTGCTCAACGCGTTCATCGGCCAGCACGGGACCGCCTGGGGCGCCCTGATGGCCACGGCCACGCTCATCAGCCTGCCCGTGGTCTGTGTCTTCGCCCTCTTCCAGCGGTTCATCGTGGGAGGGCTCACGGCGGGTGGTGTGCGGGGCTGA
- a CDS encoding ABC transporter substrate-binding protein: protein MSYTVDRRGFLRAAGAGGAALGLGGTLASCGSDEPDTVTLTWWDYFTLDNFQPGMERLIKDIEENVPNVNIQRRTFPFAELDRQITLAAIAGELPDIAIVDNVAMNSLGGGKLLADLTGRVKEWGQADEYYKGPWEGCQVDGKTLGIPNNSNCLALYCNTRMLADAGVEPPTTWAELASAAEKLTSGNRFGLALSAIRTEEGVFQFLPFLWQAGGDLDTFATYGATALEFLDGLIAKKSLSEQCVGWTQQDVNIRFMDKRAAMQINGPWQIPTLKKADFDWTVVALPRDKETATCLGGENWVLTADGKHLDKAWEVLEYTQTPQALVPYLVAFGNLPARKDLADQGTWASDPALRLFLNQLAFARPRQYGPHYADASQAVAEAEQAVLTGSASPSAAARTAAAKIDKALAEQ, encoded by the coding sequence ATGTCGTACACGGTCGACCGCCGCGGTTTTCTGCGGGCCGCAGGCGCCGGAGGGGCCGCACTCGGCCTCGGCGGGACCCTGGCCTCCTGCGGCTCCGACGAGCCCGACACGGTCACCCTCACCTGGTGGGACTACTTCACCCTGGACAACTTCCAGCCCGGCATGGAACGCCTCATCAAGGACATCGAGGAGAACGTGCCGAACGTGAACATCCAGCGGCGGACGTTCCCGTTCGCGGAACTCGACCGGCAGATCACCCTGGCCGCGATCGCCGGTGAACTCCCGGACATCGCCATCGTGGACAACGTCGCCATGAACTCCCTGGGCGGCGGGAAACTGCTCGCCGATCTCACCGGCAGGGTGAAGGAATGGGGGCAGGCCGACGAGTACTACAAAGGCCCCTGGGAGGGCTGCCAGGTCGACGGGAAAACCCTCGGCATCCCCAACAACAGCAACTGCCTGGCCCTCTACTGCAACACCCGGATGCTCGCGGACGCCGGAGTCGAACCGCCCACCACCTGGGCCGAGTTGGCGTCGGCGGCAGAGAAGCTGACCAGCGGGAACCGGTTCGGGCTGGCGCTCAGCGCGATCAGGACGGAGGAGGGAGTCTTCCAGTTCCTGCCGTTCCTGTGGCAGGCGGGCGGTGACCTGGACACCTTCGCCACCTACGGGGCGACGGCGCTGGAGTTCCTCGACGGCCTGATCGCCAAGAAGTCCCTGTCCGAGCAGTGCGTGGGCTGGACCCAGCAGGACGTCAACATCCGGTTCATGGACAAGCGGGCCGCCATGCAGATCAACGGGCCCTGGCAGATCCCCACCCTCAAGAAGGCGGACTTCGACTGGACCGTGGTCGCCCTGCCCCGGGACAAGGAGACCGCCACCTGTCTGGGCGGCGAGAACTGGGTCCTCACGGCGGACGGCAAGCACCTCGACAAGGCATGGGAGGTCCTCGAGTACACGCAGACCCCGCAGGCCCTCGTCCCGTACCTGGTCGCGTTCGGCAACCTCCCTGCCCGCAAGGACCTCGCCGACCAGGGCACCTGGGCCTCCGACCCGGCCCTGCGGCTCTTCCTCAACCAGCTGGCCTTCGCCCGCCCGCGCCAGTACGGGCCGCACTACGCCGACGCCTCCCAGGCCGTCGCCGAGGCCGAGCAGGCCGTGCTCACCGGGTCCGCCTCGCCCTCCGCAGCGGCCCGGACGGCAGCCGCGAAGATCGACAAGGCGCTGGCGGAACAGTGA
- a CDS encoding ATP-binding SpoIIE family protein phosphatase, protein MDAATATVSLEGVVTGWSEEARRLLGHRAPEIVGRSATDLLLAPESTDAIGFAPVTAEEWSGTVALRHKDGHRVEATLRASPSLDGDGTVQAFVLTATTGAAEREHDRRMVEWAFAQSSVALSTVPVPQTRSGRGRGDAGFLECVRQVAEEGEPTRYEFIGQATESGRGRAWIVELWPVRDPASGRVVGVGTATFDSSEQHLAEERLALLNEAGTRLGTTLNVTRTAQELADLAVPRLADFVSVDLLDSVTRGEEPVLRTVEAAVVLRRIAHQSSIEGVPEAVVPLGEADTYPPYSPPARSLADGHPVLSGTADPGFARWIAGDMARSARVEEHGFHSVIAAPLRARGLTLGVVVFARRGGSKPYEQDDVILASELAGRAAVGMDNARRYTRERANALTLQRSLLPRDLPRQAAVEVAYRYLPAGTAAGVGGDWFDVVPLSGTRAALVVGDVVGHGIHASATMGRLRTAVRTLADVDLPPDELLTHLDDLVAHLTSDDGVAADESATGEIGATCLYAVYDPVSRICTFASAGHVPPAVLFPDGTVSMVRLTPGPLLGVGGLPFEATELELPEGSVLAFYTDGLIEARDHDITFGIDRLCEALAEPVPSLEFTCDSILKAMLPATPADDVALLLARTRALHADQVAAWALPSDPAIVADARAQATRQLEKWGLDDARFVTELVVSELVTNAIRYGDVPIGLRLIRDRTLICEVSDASSTAPHLRRARTYDEGGRGLHMVAQLTQGWGTRQTATGKTIWAEQALQVG, encoded by the coding sequence ATGGATGCAGCAACGGCAACGGTCAGCCTTGAAGGTGTCGTCACCGGGTGGAGTGAGGAGGCCCGGCGGCTGCTGGGCCACCGGGCCCCCGAGATCGTGGGCCGATCCGCCACCGATCTCCTCCTCGCCCCGGAGTCCACCGACGCGATCGGGTTCGCCCCGGTCACGGCCGAGGAATGGAGTGGCACGGTGGCGCTGCGCCACAAGGACGGCCACCGCGTCGAGGCGACCCTGCGCGCGAGCCCCTCACTGGACGGCGACGGTACGGTCCAGGCGTTCGTCCTGACCGCCACCACGGGCGCGGCCGAGCGGGAGCACGACCGCAGGATGGTGGAGTGGGCCTTCGCCCAGTCGTCGGTCGCGCTCTCCACCGTCCCCGTCCCCCAGACACGCTCCGGCAGGGGCCGCGGCGACGCGGGGTTCCTGGAGTGCGTCCGCCAGGTCGCCGAGGAGGGCGAACCGACGCGCTACGAGTTCATCGGCCAGGCCACGGAGTCCGGCCGCGGGCGGGCCTGGATCGTCGAACTGTGGCCCGTAAGGGACCCCGCCTCCGGCCGGGTCGTCGGGGTGGGCACGGCGACCTTCGACAGCAGCGAACAGCACCTGGCCGAGGAACGGCTGGCGCTCCTCAACGAGGCGGGCACCCGCCTCGGCACCACCCTCAACGTCACGCGCACCGCCCAGGAACTCGCCGACCTGGCCGTGCCCCGGCTCGCCGACTTCGTCAGCGTGGACCTCCTCGACTCCGTGACCCGCGGCGAGGAACCGGTCCTGCGGACCGTCGAGGCCGCAGTCGTACTGCGCCGCATCGCACACCAGTCCTCCATCGAGGGCGTGCCGGAAGCCGTCGTCCCCCTCGGCGAGGCCGACACCTATCCGCCTTACTCACCGCCCGCGCGCTCCCTGGCCGACGGGCACCCTGTGCTCAGCGGCACGGCCGACCCCGGCTTCGCGCGCTGGATCGCCGGGGACATGGCGCGGTCCGCCCGTGTGGAGGAGCACGGCTTCCACTCGGTCATCGCCGCCCCGCTGCGCGCCCGGGGCCTCACCCTCGGGGTCGTGGTCTTCGCCCGCCGCGGCGGCTCGAAGCCGTACGAGCAGGACGACGTGATCCTCGCCTCGGAACTCGCGGGCCGCGCGGCCGTCGGCATGGACAACGCACGCCGCTACACCCGCGAACGCGCCAACGCCCTCACCCTCCAGCGCAGCCTGCTCCCCCGCGACCTGCCCAGACAAGCGGCCGTCGAGGTCGCCTACCGCTATCTCCCCGCCGGCACGGCCGCCGGCGTGGGCGGCGACTGGTTCGACGTCGTCCCCCTCTCGGGCACCCGCGCCGCCCTGGTCGTCGGCGACGTCGTCGGTCACGGCATCCACGCCTCCGCCACCATGGGACGGCTGCGCACCGCCGTGCGCACCCTCGCCGACGTGGACCTCCCCCCGGACGAACTGCTCACCCACCTCGACGACCTCGTCGCCCATCTGACCTCGGACGACGGCGTGGCCGCCGACGAGTCGGCCACCGGTGAGATCGGAGCGACCTGTCTGTACGCCGTCTACGACCCGGTCTCGCGTATCTGTACCTTCGCCAGCGCCGGCCATGTGCCCCCCGCCGTGCTGTTCCCCGACGGCACGGTCAGCATGGTCCGGCTCACCCCGGGCCCGCTGCTGGGCGTCGGCGGTCTGCCCTTCGAGGCCACCGAACTCGAACTGCCCGAGGGCAGTGTCCTCGCCTTCTACACGGACGGCCTGATCGAGGCCCGCGACCACGACATCACCTTCGGCATCGACCGGCTCTGCGAGGCCCTCGCGGAGCCGGTGCCGTCGCTCGAGTTCACCTGCGACAGCATCCTCAAGGCCATGCTGCCCGCCACCCCCGCCGACGACGTTGCCCTCCTCCTCGCCCGCACCCGAGCCCTGCACGCCGACCAGGTCGCCGCCTGGGCCCTGCCCTCCGACCCCGCGATCGTCGCCGACGCCCGCGCCCAGGCAACCCGGCAGCTGGAGAAGTGGGGGCTGGACGACGCGCGGTTCGTCACGGAACTGGTCGTGAGCGAACTGGTCACCAACGCCATCCGCTACGGCGACGTACCCATCGGCCTGCGTCTCATCAGGGACCGCACCCTGATCTGCGAGGTGTCCGACGCCAGCAGCACCGCCCCGCACCTGCGCCGGGCCCGCACGTACGACGAGGGCGGCCGAGGGCTGCACATGGTCGCCCAGCTCACCCAGGGCTGGGGCACCCGGCAGACCGCCACGGGCAAGACCATCTGGGCCGAACAAGCCCTACAGGTCGGCTGA
- a CDS encoding carbohydrate ABC transporter permease, with protein sequence MTPDHRSPANGHRSPAARRRRQGYLFCLPGLVLLALFLAYPLFYNLWTSVHEVQLSTLLGGPQRFNGLANYRAVVSDPGFWHSVRLSVVFTLGSLLFQFTLGFALALLFARPFPLNGLLRSLLLIAWLLPPVVSGTLFRWLLDAESGAYNALLRAVGLDTLTHDWLTDPGTALAGVMFANIWVGVPFNMLLLLVGLHTIDPELYEAAAIDGAGAWQRFRRITLPLMRPVSVTVLLLGLIYTFKVFDTIFVMTGGGPVDATRVLSLYVYEVFFAFFRFGRGSAAGVLLLVVPLLAGALYVHRLRKETVEGGPA encoded by the coding sequence GTGACCCCGGACCACCGGTCCCCGGCGAACGGCCACCGGTCCCCGGCCGCCCGGCGCCGACGCCAGGGCTACCTGTTCTGCCTGCCCGGGTTGGTCCTCCTCGCCCTCTTCCTGGCCTATCCGCTGTTCTACAACCTGTGGACCTCCGTGCACGAGGTGCAGCTGAGCACCCTGCTCGGCGGTCCGCAGCGCTTCAACGGCCTGGCCAACTACCGGGCCGTCGTGTCCGACCCGGGCTTCTGGCACTCCGTACGCCTGTCGGTGGTGTTCACGCTCGGATCGCTGCTCTTCCAGTTCACCCTCGGCTTCGCGCTGGCCCTGCTGTTCGCCCGGCCGTTCCCGCTGAACGGTCTGCTGAGGTCGCTGCTGCTGATCGCCTGGCTACTGCCCCCGGTCGTCAGCGGCACCCTCTTCCGCTGGTTGCTCGACGCGGAGTCCGGCGCCTACAACGCCCTGCTCCGCGCGGTCGGCCTGGACACGCTGACCCACGACTGGCTCACCGACCCGGGCACCGCCCTGGCCGGGGTCATGTTCGCCAACATCTGGGTCGGCGTGCCCTTCAACATGCTTCTGCTGCTGGTGGGGCTGCACACCATCGACCCCGAGCTGTACGAGGCCGCCGCCATCGACGGCGCGGGTGCCTGGCAGCGCTTCCGCCGCATCACCTTGCCGCTGATGCGACCGGTGTCGGTGACCGTGCTGCTGCTCGGCCTCATCTACACCTTCAAGGTGTTCGACACGATCTTCGTCATGACGGGCGGCGGCCCCGTCGACGCCACCCGAGTGCTGTCCCTCTACGTCTACGAGGTGTTCTTCGCGTTCTTCCGGTTCGGCCGGGGGAGCGCGGCGGGCGTGCTGCTGCTCGTCGTACCGCTGCTCGCGGGCGCCCTGTATGTGCACCGGCTACGGAAAGAGACCGTCGAAGGGGGCCCGGCGTGA
- a CDS encoding spherulation-specific family 4 protein gives MSLLIPLYVHPAEDPGAWHRLITAADRTYGVILNPANGPGESPDPAFTAAAGALREAGARLLGYVDTDYGVRDRAEIADELRRHQEWYAADGCFLDRVTATPEGLSACRRLVKAVRGLGAGTVVLNPGVHPAPGYARLADLTVTFEGHWSTYVSAFSRPAWTDRHPPEALCHLVYGVPEALVPLAVRTAHERGAAVCGPVTGEPPNPWAELTPALTGTAER, from the coding sequence GTGAGCCTGCTGATTCCGCTCTACGTCCACCCGGCCGAGGACCCGGGCGCCTGGCACCGCCTGATCACCGCCGCCGACCGCACCTACGGGGTGATCCTCAACCCCGCGAACGGGCCGGGCGAGAGCCCCGACCCCGCGTTCACGGCGGCGGCCGGTGCCCTCCGCGAGGCCGGGGCGCGGCTGCTCGGCTACGTCGACACCGACTACGGGGTGCGCGACCGCGCCGAGATCGCCGACGAGTTGCGCCGACACCAGGAGTGGTACGCGGCCGACGGCTGCTTCCTCGACCGGGTGACGGCGACACCGGAGGGGTTGTCGGCCTGCCGCCGCCTGGTCAAGGCCGTGCGCGGACTCGGCGCCGGGACGGTCGTCCTCAACCCCGGCGTCCATCCGGCGCCGGGGTACGCCCGCCTCGCCGACCTGACCGTCACCTTCGAGGGCCACTGGTCGACGTACGTCTCGGCGTTCAGCAGACCGGCCTGGACCGACCGGCATCCACCTGAGGCACTGTGCCACCTCGTGTACGGCGTGCCCGAGGCGCTCGTCCCGCTCGCCGTCCGCACCGCGCACGAGCGCGGCGCGGCGGTGTGCGGCCCCGTCACGGGTGAACCACCCAATCCCTGGGCCGAGTTGACGCCCGCGCTGACCGGGACGGCGGAGCGATGA
- a CDS encoding nucleotidyltransferase family protein: protein MHAVILAGGKGVRLRPYTTALPKPLVPIGDQHAILEIVLRQLSAAGFTSCTIAIGHLGEIIRAYVGDGSQWGLTVDYATEDSPLGTMGPLLNLRDRLPETFLVMNGDVLTDLDYADVLHQHRASGAPLTIATYARKVHIDFGVLTTDTNKVVAFTEKPSMDYHVSMGVYGLSRSTLDGYTPGLPLGFDELVLDLLRADNQPHAYEFDGYWLDIGRPDDYDQANAEFTTRKSLLLKGA, encoded by the coding sequence ATGCACGCAGTGATCCTGGCGGGAGGCAAGGGTGTCCGGCTGCGGCCCTACACCACCGCGCTGCCCAAGCCGCTCGTGCCCATCGGCGACCAGCACGCCATCCTGGAGATCGTGCTCCGCCAGCTGTCCGCGGCCGGCTTCACCAGCTGCACCATTGCCATCGGCCACCTCGGCGAGATCATCCGCGCCTACGTCGGCGACGGCTCCCAGTGGGGCCTGACCGTCGACTACGCCACCGAGGACAGCCCGCTCGGCACCATGGGCCCGCTGCTCAACCTGCGCGACCGGCTGCCCGAGACGTTCCTGGTCATGAACGGTGACGTCCTCACTGACCTCGACTACGCCGACGTCCTGCACCAGCACCGCGCCTCGGGCGCCCCGCTGACCATCGCCACCTACGCCCGCAAGGTCCACATCGACTTCGGTGTGCTGACCACCGACACCAACAAGGTCGTCGCGTTCACCGAGAAACCCAGCATGGACTACCACGTCTCCATGGGCGTCTACGGCCTGTCCCGCTCGACCCTGGACGGCTACACACCCGGACTGCCGCTGGGCTTCGACGAACTGGTCCTCGATCTGCTGAGGGCCGACAACCAGCCACATGCCTACGAGTTCGACGGGTACTGGCTGGACATCGGCCGCCCCGACGACTACGACCAGGCCAACGCCGAGTTCACCACCCGAAAGTCGCTTCTGCTCAAGGGGGCCTGA
- a CDS encoding PP2C family protein-serine/threonine phosphatase → MADTAIDYAEVFQALPGMVALLTPELVYADANEEFLRVAGRTREQVIGRYLFDVFPENPDDPGGSGMRNLASSLERVVGAGERDAMALQRYDVQSTERPGEWEERYWSPVNAPVVGPDGKVVLVIHRVEEVTELIRARSRPLGDRDRVLEAELYTRARELQEVNERLREAHAREREVALALQQAMLPAPSPVRHHRAAVRYQPATGALNVCGDWYDLVDLSGGDRIGVAVGDVVGHGLAAAGVMGQLRSALGAASLVADGPAEALDALGLYARSVDGAENTTVVQTRIDWDTHTIVYSSAGHLPPALLCRDGRVVFLDQATDPPLGARPEHTPRPQATVDFAEGDTLVLYTDGLIERRDEDIDAGLARLADALTRHRGVVLEPLADALLRDLLPAGGATDDTALVIIRL, encoded by the coding sequence ATGGCTGATACGGCGATCGACTACGCGGAGGTCTTCCAGGCCCTGCCCGGCATGGTGGCGTTGCTGACACCCGAACTCGTGTACGCGGACGCCAACGAGGAGTTCCTGCGGGTGGCGGGGCGCACCCGCGAGCAGGTGATCGGCCGGTACCTCTTCGACGTGTTCCCCGAGAACCCCGACGACCCCGGCGGAAGCGGGATGCGGAACCTCGCGTCCTCCCTGGAGCGGGTGGTGGGCGCCGGCGAGCGCGACGCGATGGCCCTGCAGCGGTACGACGTGCAGTCGACGGAGCGGCCGGGGGAGTGGGAGGAGCGGTACTGGAGCCCGGTGAACGCCCCCGTCGTCGGCCCCGACGGGAAGGTGGTGCTGGTGATCCACCGGGTGGAGGAGGTCACCGAGCTGATCCGCGCCCGCTCCCGCCCGCTCGGCGACCGGGACCGCGTCCTGGAGGCCGAGCTGTACACCCGCGCCCGTGAGCTGCAGGAGGTCAACGAACGCCTGCGCGAGGCGCACGCCCGGGAACGCGAGGTCGCCCTCGCCCTGCAGCAGGCCATGCTCCCCGCGCCCAGCCCTGTAAGGCACCATCGCGCGGCTGTGCGCTACCAGCCGGCCACGGGCGCGCTGAACGTGTGCGGCGACTGGTACGACCTGGTCGACCTGTCCGGCGGCGACCGTATAGGCGTAGCCGTGGGCGATGTCGTCGGGCACGGGCTGGCCGCCGCCGGAGTCATGGGCCAGCTGCGCAGCGCGCTCGGCGCCGCGTCCCTCGTGGCGGACGGCCCCGCCGAGGCGCTGGACGCCCTCGGTCTGTACGCCCGCTCCGTCGACGGCGCGGAGAACACCACCGTCGTCCAGACCCGGATCGACTGGGACACCCACACGATCGTCTACAGCAGCGCCGGTCATCTGCCGCCCGCGCTGCTGTGCCGCGACGGCCGGGTCGTCTTCCTCGACCAGGCCACCGATCCGCCGCTCGGCGCACGCCCGGAACACACCCCCCGGCCACAGGCAACCGTCGACTTCGCCGAGGGCGACACCCTGGTCCTCTACACGGACGGGCTGATCGAACGCCGGGACGAGGACATCGACGCCGGGCTCGCCCGTCTCGCCGACGCCCTCACCCGCCACCGCGGCGTCGTCCTGGAGCCCCTCGCCGACGCCCTCCTGCGTGACCTGCTCCCGGCCGGCGGCGCCACCGACGACACTGCCCTCGTCATCATCCGGCTGTGA
- a CDS encoding LacI family DNA-binding transcriptional regulator, whose translation MSDPTAPRAPDGDAGLLYGGPADPGEETRTLGLLYPPAGRHQDYTSMQLAFVGGVAEAATAHGYDLLLSPARSGTDPSFRRMMTGLRRVDGVVVMEIRREDDRVDHLARTGFPYIAIGRNRTADEAGWVDLDFAGLAGSCVQHLADLGHRRIAFVNRSEELFDSGYGFARLGQEGYTQAMADLGLVPHAYLCGDDLASGEAALERILNEEPATTSLVTMNEAALEGVYRGLNRHGRSVPRDFSVVGVAASPWAEQVTPQLTAAEIPAKEMARIAVDLMMKRLTSPGSPPRHILLKPLITLRASTGQCRPVPGSEPEPEFPEFPGLDVDF comes from the coding sequence ATGAGCGACCCGACAGCGCCGCGTGCCCCGGACGGCGACGCGGGTCTCCTGTACGGCGGCCCGGCCGATCCGGGAGAGGAGACGCGCACGCTCGGACTGCTCTACCCTCCGGCCGGACGGCACCAGGACTACACGAGCATGCAGCTGGCCTTCGTCGGCGGAGTCGCCGAGGCCGCCACCGCGCACGGCTACGACCTGCTGCTCTCGCCCGCCCGGTCCGGGACCGACCCCTCCTTCCGGCGGATGATGACCGGTCTGCGGCGGGTGGACGGCGTGGTCGTCATGGAGATCCGTCGCGAGGACGACCGCGTCGACCACCTCGCCAGGACGGGCTTCCCGTACATCGCCATCGGGCGGAACCGTACGGCGGACGAGGCGGGCTGGGTCGACCTCGACTTCGCCGGCCTGGCCGGCAGCTGTGTGCAGCACCTCGCCGACCTGGGCCATCGCAGGATCGCCTTCGTCAACCGGTCGGAGGAGTTGTTCGACAGCGGATACGGCTTCGCGCGGCTCGGACAGGAGGGGTACACCCAGGCGATGGCGGATCTGGGGCTGGTTCCGCACGCGTACCTCTGCGGGGACGACCTCGCCTCGGGGGAGGCGGCCCTGGAGCGGATCCTGAACGAGGAACCGGCCACCACCTCGCTCGTCACCATGAACGAGGCCGCCCTGGAGGGCGTCTACCGGGGGCTCAACCGGCACGGCCGCAGCGTGCCGCGCGACTTCTCCGTCGTCGGCGTAGCCGCGAGCCCCTGGGCGGAACAGGTGACCCCCCAGCTCACGGCGGCGGAGATCCCCGCGAAGGAGATGGCCCGAATAGCCGTCGACCTGATGATGAAGCGGCTCACCTCACCCGGCTCACCGCCTCGGCACATCCTGCTGAAGCCGCTCATCACCCTGCGGGCCAGCACGGGTCAGTGCCGACCGGTGCCGGGTTCGGAGCCGGAGCCGGAATTCCCGGAGTTCCCGGGTCTCGACGTCGACTTCTGA
- a CDS encoding endo alpha-1,4 polygalactosaminidase, whose translation MKRSTALVCGTLLAVALLAGCSSGTGGSGGPSGSPSPAATAARWKPKPGLAWQWQLSSKVDPSVDVPVYDIDGFENTAADVARLHRDGRKVICYINVGAWEDYRPDKDDFPRSVLGEPDGWAGERWLDIRELSVLRPIMERRFDMCRDKGFDAVEPDLVEGYGNDTGFPLTARDQLRYNRMIAEIAHARGLSVGLKNDLPQIPQLVADFDFAVNEECAQYDECAELSPFVEAGKAVFHVEYKEPRSSFCAESRRLGLSSMVKRLELGVWRQPC comes from the coding sequence ATGAAGAGGAGCACGGCACTGGTGTGCGGAACCCTGCTGGCCGTTGCGCTGCTGGCGGGCTGTTCGAGCGGCACGGGCGGATCCGGCGGCCCGAGCGGCTCCCCTTCCCCGGCGGCCACCGCGGCCCGGTGGAAGCCGAAGCCGGGTCTCGCCTGGCAGTGGCAGCTCAGCAGCAAGGTCGACCCGTCGGTGGACGTACCCGTCTACGACATCGACGGCTTCGAGAACACCGCGGCGGACGTGGCCCGGCTGCACCGCGACGGCCGCAAGGTCATCTGCTACATCAACGTCGGCGCCTGGGAGGACTACCGGCCCGACAAGGACGACTTCCCGCGCTCGGTGCTCGGCGAACCCGACGGCTGGGCGGGGGAGCGATGGCTGGACATCCGCGAACTCTCCGTGCTGCGACCGATCATGGAGCGGCGTTTCGACATGTGCCGGGACAAGGGCTTCGACGCGGTGGAGCCCGACCTCGTCGAGGGCTACGGCAACGACACCGGCTTCCCGCTCACCGCGCGCGACCAGCTGAGGTACAACCGCATGATCGCCGAGATCGCCCACGCGCGCGGACTGTCGGTGGGCCTGAAGAACGACCTCCCGCAGATCCCCCAGCTCGTGGCCGACTTCGACTTCGCGGTCAACGAGGAGTGCGCCCAGTACGACGAGTGCGCCGAGCTGAGTCCGTTCGTCGAGGCCGGAAAGGCGGTGTTCCACGTCGAGTACAAGGAGCCGAGGAGTAGCTTCTGCGCGGAGTCCCGCCGCCTGGGACTTTCGTCGATGGTCAAACGTCTGGAACTCGGGGTGTGGCGCCAACCCTGCTGA
- a CDS encoding NAD-dependent epimerase/dehydratase family protein: MRILVLGGTGYLGAHIAERLRALPGALVLGGGRAPAAEFPVDLASVHPEELAKTLASAAPDTVINCAGATGGDAVTLAEVNARGPAVLCAALRQAAPAARLVHLGSAAEYGPGVPDVRVTESAAVRPVGPYGATKLAGTVAVASSGLDAVVLRVGNPVGPGAPATGLPGRIAGLLRATGSDPAAVLRLGDLSAYRDFVDVRDVARAVVLAVTASGPLPPVLNISGGQAVQVRELVRGLADKAGFRGRIQENAGGSASVRSAEVSWQCSDITAAEAALGWRPAHTVDDAVAALWRSVGEGDGSP; the protein is encoded by the coding sequence ATGCGCATTCTCGTCCTGGGCGGCACCGGCTATCTGGGCGCCCACATCGCCGAGCGACTGCGCGCCCTGCCGGGCGCGCTGGTCCTCGGCGGCGGGCGCGCGCCCGCCGCCGAGTTCCCCGTCGACCTGGCCTCGGTCCACCCCGAAGAACTGGCGAAGACCCTCGCGTCGGCCGCCCCCGACACCGTCATCAACTGCGCCGGCGCCACCGGCGGCGACGCCGTCACCCTCGCCGAGGTCAACGCCAGAGGCCCCGCCGTGCTGTGCGCGGCGCTGCGCCAGGCGGCACCCGCCGCCCGGCTGGTCCATCTGGGCTCGGCCGCCGAGTACGGCCCCGGCGTCCCGGACGTCCGGGTGACGGAGTCGGCGGCCGTCCGCCCGGTCGGCCCGTACGGCGCGACCAAACTCGCCGGCACGGTCGCCGTCGCCTCCTCCGGCCTCGACGCTGTCGTCCTGCGCGTCGGCAACCCGGTCGGGCCGGGGGCACCGGCCACCGGTCTGCCCGGCCGCATCGCCGGACTGCTGCGCGCGACCGGCTCCGACCCGGCCGCCGTGCTGCGCCTCGGCGACCTGTCCGCCTACCGCGACTTCGTCGACGTCCGCGATGTGGCCCGGGCGGTGGTCCTCGCGGTCACGGCCTCCGGCCCGCTGCCCCCCGTCCTCAACATCAGTGGGGGGCAGGCGGTCCAGGTGCGCGAACTCGTCCGCGGCCTCGCCGACAAGGCCGGCTTTCGGGGACGGATCCAGGAGAACGCGGGAGGCTCGGCCTCGGTCCGCTCGGCAGAGGTCTCCTGGCAGTGCTCCGACATCACCGCCGCCGAGGCGGCCCTCGGCTGGCGCCCGGCCCACACCGTCGACGACGCCGTGGCCGCGCTGTGGCGCTCCGTGGGGGAAGGCGACGGTTCGCCGTGA